The genomic segment GTTTCATCGGTAGACCTTTCTATAAAGATTTTTAACTTCATCCATAATATAAGCGGTTCTTTTTTCGCGTTGTTCTCTGTGGTCGCCGCTATTGAATTTTTCGTAGAGGGGGGGGATGGGTATTTCAGCACCGATGTAAATGTGTGCGGGGTGAAATTTAGCGTAGCGTGGTTCGCCTAGTTCTTTCAGAATTTTTTGAGGCGGGGGCAGAAGTTCGAAAGTAGCCAGGGCCATAGGGAAAATGTGGGTGGGCTTTTTTGCTAGTCGTGCTAGAAGCAGGAACATTTCCACAGCTGCCGGATCGAAGGGGGCCACGTCGACATGGCCATTTTCATCGGATCTATCTCTGCCGCCACTGGGGGCAACATAGATACTTTTGCCGCCTTCGTCGAGGAGTCTTTGAAGCGCTTTCATTGAGCGTTGGTTGTGGCTCTGTTTGTCCGCTTTTTTTTCTGGAGGCGTATCAATATGTCGTTTGGACCAGATAGTTAGGAGGTTGCATCCTAAGCTGAAGGGGATGGCCATAGGATCGGTTGTTACGCGGTGGCCTGCGACGTAGATGAGTTCTTGTGAGAGTTTGGGATGTTTTTCTTCTAGAAGGATATTGATGAAGGTGGCATCCGGTTCCGTTTGGTGGTTGGCGAAGAAGATGACATTTTCGCCCTTTTGGAGAAGATCTTCTACCTCATTGAGAGGGGTGTCGCTTTGCACTGTGGAGTGTTTCATGTCGATGAGGGGGCGCATGAAGTCCATACTGAATTTATAGTAGTCGTAGGGTTCCCTTACGGCTTGGTGGACAGTAGGGAAGGAGTGGGGGTTAGAGGCCTGTTCGCTGACCATATCCAGATAGAGATGGAGGAGTTCATCATGGCTTTGGGAAGTATTATGGCTATTTTTATGTACAGTTGTATAGGAGAGGGAAAAAGCTTGCAGCATCTCAAATAGCGGCAAAGATATTTTGCCGCTATCGAGATAAGCTTTGAGAGTGGTTTGAAAATCTCTTTTGACCACTATCAAACCTCTAATTTTTTGTTGGATACATTGGAGATGAATTGATAATCGTTAAGATGCAAGGAGTCATCTTTCTCAAAAATCAATGAAGCGTTCATCGATTCGGCGGTTCTAGCAAGGTGTTGTTTATCAATGACTTGCAAGTATTTATCTAATTCAGGGTGGACACAAAGCTTCAATGAGAAGCACTGATGGTTTGTGATAGCCTTTTTTAGACCGCGTTCAATCTCGATAGAGACGCTTTCGTGGGATTTGATCATGCCGCCGCCGGTACAGTAGGGACAGGGGGTGTAGAGTGTTTGCAGAAGGGAACCGCGGTTACGCTGGCGGGTCATTTCTGCTAATCCGAATTCGCTCATCCCTAAAATGGTGCATTTAGCGGAGTCGTCTTTCATACATTCTTTTAGCTTATCGAGGACACGTCTTTGGTTTTTACGGTAGCGCATGTCGATAAAGTCGCAGATGATGAGTCCGCCTACGTTTCGGATGCGCAGTTGGCGTGCAATTTCTTCAGCGGCTTCAAGGTTGATGCGGACGAGGGATTCTTCCACGTCGGAATTTTCATTGGAGCTGCGGCCTGAGTTGACGTCGATAGTGTGCATTGCTTCGGTGCGATCGAAAAATAGGTAGCCGCCGCTAGGAAGCCAAATTTTTCTACGGAGAGCTTTCTCTATTTCTTTTTCTACATTGAAACGCTCGAACATAGGTGTTTTGTCGCGATAGTATTCAATGCGGAGGGGGTGTTCGCTAGCATAGCGGCTATAGAGGCGCTTGCAAGTTTGGTAGGTGTTATAGTCATCTACTAACAGGCGATCAAAGCGTTTATCTATTGCGGTGACAACGGCGCGTTTGATGATATCGGATTCTTCGTAGAGGAGCCTTGCATCGTCGGCTTGCTTGAAGTTATCCATGATTTGCTGCCAAGTATGGAATAAATCATTGGCTTCGTTGATCAGCATTTCCTGTGAGGCGTGTCCGCTGGCGGTACGGCAGATCAGTCCCATATCTTGCGGCATTTCAAAAGCGCGGATCAGCTTTTTTAGGCGTTCGCGTGCTTGACGGTCTTCGATTTTCCTAGAGACTCCGCGGTGGGAAGAATTGGGAAGGAGGACGAGGTAACGGCCGGCGATAGAGACGTTAGAAGTTAGGCGTGCGCCTTTAGTACCGATAGGTTCTTTGACGACTTGGACTAATACGGGCTGGTTAATTTTCAAAAGCTGCGAGATATCTTGGTTTTGCTTTTGCGGTTCGACGGCTTTAATGTCGTAATCTAGGTCAAAATCCATATCGTAGACTTGCTCGAATTTCTTAGTGTTTTCGAGGATGTCGGATATATGGATAAATCCATTGTCCCCTTCATTAATATCGATGAAGGCTGACTGGATGTTATGCAAAATATTCGTGACGCGGCCGCGATAAATGTTCCCTGTGAGTTGACGTTCTTTCTTCCGTTCAATGATCAAATCTACAAGGATTCCATTCCGTAAATGGGCGTAACGGATTTCTTTGCTTTCTATATTAAGAAGGATTTCCTGCATGCGGTCTCCCAACTACAAACGATTAGGGACTTAGCATAGGGGAAAAGCTGCAACTTTTCCACCAAATTCGTGGCGATTTATTCGTCGGAGTGTTAAATTATACACTAGTGAACTCAAAAATGGGTATTTTGACCGCAGATGCTTGGGTATTACGGTCTTTAACATGCATAATAGATGTATGTTAGGAAAGATCTTAAATCTCAGAGCTTTGAAAGGGCAAAGTGTTTTTCTTTGAGTTCACTTGTATTTAGAGTAACTTTGTTAATATAGTATGGCGATGTCAGCAAATAAAGACCAATTTAAGATATATGTAGACCAGCTAAAAAGTGGTCATGTCGAGCACGTAAAAGAAGAATTCGATCCTTCTTTTTTGGAAGTTAACGAACCGGACCTGCAATTCAAGGGCCCGGTACACGTAGAAGGCGATGCATACGTCGCGGGGCATGAACTTATTTTGCATTTTGTCATCAAAGCGCTGTCAGTTGTGCCATGTAAGGTTTGTAATAAATCCTTGGAAATTGAAATTTCTTTGCCTAATTTTTACGAAGCTATCCCTCTTAGCGATGTGCCGCATGGAATTTTTTCGATGCAAGAAACACTGCGAGAAGCCATACTATTAAACATTACAGCATTCGCCGAATGTGAAGGCAACTGCCCTCGTCGGCAAGAAATAGCCCCTTTTTTAAAAAAGACATCCAGCGCATCGCCGTTTGATCAGTTGAGCGCGGATGATTTCAAAAGTTAACATGATTTGGAGATAAGCCATGGCAGTACCACGTAATAGGCATTCAACCGCACGCAAGAATTCTAAGCGTTCGCACCATGCCAAAAAACCAGTACACACAAGCAAGTGCACAAACTGTGGAGCAGAGCATAGACCCCACAGAATTTGCCCTTCTTGCGGTACATATAAAGGCAGCGTAGTAGTTCAAAAAGCTGAGAGCTAATACACTTTGCGCATAGGTGTTGATATTGAGGGGGGCGATGCCTCCCCTGAAACCCTATGGAAAGGCGTTGTCGCGGCTTGTGAAATACTGCCGCACAACGTAGAACTGCTTGTTTTTGCATCTCAGAGCTTCTGTTCATCCCAAAGTACCGTTCCACATATTCAATTAGTCCCTTGTAAAGATGTCATCACTATGTCTGATGAGCCTTTGTATGCCATTAGAAGCAAAAAAGATGCTACGATGACCCGCGCTCTGCGCTTGCATCAGGAAGGGGGGCTGGAAGCTATTGTTTCTTGCGGCAATACAGGTGCTTTATTTGCAGGAAGTTATTTATTCTTATCCGATCCTAGAGTGTCATTGCGTCCTGCTTTACTCGCTAATATCCCCACATCCTTTGGTCAGGTGACATTGTTAGATGTAGGCGGGACTATTGAATGTTCCGAGGAGCAGCTCTTTCAGTTCGCCATACTGGGTGCAGCTTATTGCAAGGCTGTAAAAGGTACTCCTAAGCCTAAGATCGGATTGTTGAATATCGGCCGAGAAGAGAGCAAGGGGGCAGCCCTTCACCGTAATGTATATGAAAGGCTTAGCCTAGCTTCTTCAGAAGACTACGACTTTATCGGCAATATCGAAGGACGCGATTTATTCCATTCCGATATCGATGCGGTTGTGTGCGATGGTTTTTCAGGAAATGTCCTATTAAAAACCGCTGAAGGTTTAGGACTGTTTCTAATCGACCATATAAGCCAAAACCTGCAGGATCAAATCTCACCCGGCAAATTGAATGAGCTGCAAAGATTGTTCGACTATATAGAACATCCTGGCGGCTACATTTGCGGGATTAGAGGCAATGTTGTCAAATGTCACGGGGCGGCAACGTCCACAGCCCTTGCTAATAGCATTTTGTATGCAGCCAAGTTAGCGCAATCTCATGCAGCGGAGAAAATCATCACCCTGCTTTACCCCTCATAAAATAAAACAAGTTTCAAGGATGAAAAATGACTAGGTCGAATATTATTTCTGCTACCTCCTGGAAAGAGCAATACCCCTTACAAGCCTATCAAAAAATGCAGGGCAGGGTGGCAGAAGTTCGTAAGCTCGCTGAGAGTGAAGGGCGTAAACCCGTTACTGTAAAGCTTACAAGAGAAGAAGAAAAAGTCGCTAAGCGAGTGGCTTTTTATTTTATTGTGAATATTCAGGAAGATGAAAAATGTCTTGCTTCAATAAAAAATATTTCGATTGAAAAGTTAACTTACACTGATAAAAAATTTCACTTTTTCACTCCTTTGCATGTGGCAGTCCTCTTGGACAAGGTAAAAGTTGTGAGGCATCTTTTAGATAAAGGGTGTTCTCTTCAGGCTAAAGATGAAAATGGATTTACAGCTGTTCTGTTAAGTGCGTTTGTGGGAGGGGATATCTATAAAGAGATATCCTTAAGAGTCCGTCCGGAAAGTCATCGTTCGCCCCATCATGCAAACCTACTTCAACTACGTGAACTCCTGACAACACAGGGGAATACTACGGGTATTGAAGCACTTTCATGGGTCAATAATGAAGGTCAAAGAGTACCTATGAATTCGGAAAAGTACTTAGAAATAACTCATAGGCAATACACAGGAACATATCTTATTAGAGATCAGTGCTTTATTTGGAAGCCTTCTTATAAAGGATTTCCGACAAGACTGTGTTTACTCGATGTGCATACAGTTTTGATGACACAAGCATACAAAGAATTTAAAGAAAGACCCCCTAAGTTAGTTGTTAAGCCTACGGAATGGAATGAGGAATCTAATGAAAACTTAGGCCTATTTGCAGGAAGAAAAATAACCGAAGGAACGATAGTCCGTGAATATACGGGGGAGGCAGAACCGACACAATATTTTAGCAACGAAGAAATCTTACATCAAATTCAATCTGGTAACATCAATGCATACCAACTATCTGTCGTCAATGCTAAAGACTATGGAGGCGGTGCTGAACTTATCAATGATGGATTCCCTACCAGTATATATGCATCCGTGAAAGATGAAGCAGGGATATATTCTAGATCGACTGTGATAATGTTATGCGATGTTGAAGATGGGGAGGAATTATTCGTCAACTATGGTCAAAACTTTATACAGGTTAAGAATGCCATCATCTACAAAATGGATCCTTCTAACCGAGAAAGAATGCACCGGTTCTTTAAAGCTTCTTCACTAGAATCTATTTTCAGTGAACTGGAAAATCCCTCCACACCAGAATATTTGTTGGAAGAGGTAATTACCTCTCCCGAGTTTAGTAAAAAAGCATTTTACCGTAATCTTCATGTTCAAGAAGCCTTAAGATATATCTTATCTACTCCTTCTGCGCTGTTTGATTTAATTATCTCAGATGTACTTGATGCTGAAGCCCTGCTAAAACTGGTGCGTAGCAGTAAATACAAAGACATTGCTAGTTGGGATAGTTGCTTTGGATTTTTGGTAGATATTGCATGTCTAATGCGTCAAGTGAAGGAATGTTCAGAACAGGATCAATGTGAAATAAAAAAAACTCTCCTACAAATTAGCCGGGAGGTGAAAACATTTCAATGGAGGGAGCTGATATTTTTAATGAGCCATTCCAAAATGCCGTGGAAGCGTGATTATAATGATTTTATAAAGGTTTTTAAATTCTATAAACCGCTTTTATTAGAGCTTACTTTAGATATGCCTTCTTTAAGTTGGCAAAGAACCATAATAATATAATTAGGATAAGTTAGAAGAATGCCTAGCACGCCTCTTATTTCCATCGGTGAATGGAAAAAACAATACCCAATAGAAGCCTATCAAAATGTACAAAAAAAAGCAGAAGAAAGTCGTAATACGACTAAGAAAGAAGGAGCTAAGTTAACGACCGTTAAGCTTACACCTCAGGAAAATATAATAGCTAACCGCGTAGCTTTTTATTTCATCGTTAATGTTCAAGATGATGCAAAGTGTGAGGCGTCCATTCGGACCATTGCACGTCAAAAACTGTGCTATTCGGATACAGAATTCCACCAGTTTACTCCGTTGCATGCCGCTGTACTTTTAGACAAAGTCAAGGTGGTTCAATTCTTATGCAGCATAGTAAATTTGCTAGGTGCAAAAGATGAAAAAGGATTTACACCCTATGCTCTATCCGCCTTGGTGAACGGCGAAGTTTACAAAACCTTTGCTGCTTCAGTGAATCTTGAAGATCATTTTACGCCTTCAGGAGGGAAAGTGAGCGAGCTTCACCAATTAATAACTAGTCAAGGAAACAGTAACAATATCGATACGCTTTTATGGAAGGGTCCTAAGGGTTTTGAATCGATGAGTCCGGAAAAATTCCATGAAGTGACCGGAAGGAAATATACCGGTGAGAATATCATTAGAGATCCCTCAATGCTTTGGAAGCCGGTATTTGACCAGAACAAGCAAACAATCAATGTCCACCTGGCATTTGCAAACTACTGCTATGAGCAGTTCTTAAGAAAGCAGCCTAAACTTTTTGTGAAAGATAAAGAAAATTGGAAAAGTTCAGAGCGGAAATTCCTGGGGTTATATGCTGCTGAAAATATTAGAAAAGGAACTATGCTCCGTGAATACACCGGAGAAATTCAGCCGGTTCCGGATATTCCATTAGATTTGAATAGTTTTGAGACCGATACTGTAAATCCTTATCGCCTTGGAGACGTAGATGCAGAGAATTATGGAAACGGATCAGAACTAATTAACGAAGGATTTCCGGTTTGCCAATTCTCTACCGTAAAAGACAGAGGTAACATCCCCTCCAGGGGAACTGTAAATTTATTAGCTGATGTAGAGGCAGGAGAGGAAATTTATTCTGACTATGGTCCCTCGCATTCCATGATAAAATTTATGGTTGTCTATAAAATGGAAGGATTCAATCGACAAAGGATGCATGAATTTTTCAAGAAGCATACAGTACATTCCATCTTGCATGAAAGTTACTCAAGATCGCTTTTTGAAGAGATCCCGCATGGAATGATGGGATCATCGCAAATGGATCTCTCAGAATTTATTGACTATAAACATCGTAGAGTTGCTTTAGCCTATCTTTATAGCACCCCTTACGCCGTTTATGATCTTGTCCTTTCTGGGATCATCGATGTAAAAGAACTCCTGAAAGAAATGGAAGGTCTCTATTATAGGGATTTCACCGATGCAATGATG from the Parachlamydiales bacterium genome contains:
- a CDS encoding SET domain-containing protein-lysine N-methyltransferase → MTRSNIISATSWKEQYPLQAYQKMQGRVAEVRKLAESEGRKPVTVKLTREEEKVAKRVAFYFIVNIQEDEKCLASIKNISIEKLTYTDKKFHFFTPLHVAVLLDKVKVVRHLLDKGCSLQAKDENGFTAVLLSAFVGGDIYKEISLRVRPESHRSPHHANLLQLRELLTTQGNTTGIEALSWVNNEGQRVPMNSEKYLEITHRQYTGTYLIRDQCFIWKPSYKGFPTRLCLLDVHTVLMTQAYKEFKERPPKLVVKPTEWNEESNENLGLFAGRKITEGTIVREYTGEAEPTQYFSNEEILHQIQSGNINAYQLSVVNAKDYGGGAELINDGFPTSIYASVKDEAGIYSRSTVIMLCDVEDGEELFVNYGQNFIQVKNAIIYKMDPSNRERMHRFFKASSLESIFSELENPSTPEYLLEEVITSPEFSKKAFYRNLHVQEALRYILSTPSALFDLIISDVLDAEALLKLVRSSKYKDIASWDSCFGFLVDIACLMRQVKECSEQDQCEIKKTLLQISREVKTFQWRELIFLMSHSKMPWKRDYNDFIKVFKFYKPLLLELTLDMPSLSWQRTIII
- a CDS encoding Rne/Rng family ribonuclease codes for the protein MQEILLNIESKEIRYAHLRNGILVDLIIERKKERQLTGNIYRGRVTNILHNIQSAFIDINEGDNGFIHISDILENTKKFEQVYDMDFDLDYDIKAVEPQKQNQDISQLLKINQPVLVQVVKEPIGTKGARLTSNVSIAGRYLVLLPNSSHRGVSRKIEDRQARERLKKLIRAFEMPQDMGLICRTASGHASQEMLINEANDLFHTWQQIMDNFKQADDARLLYEESDIIKRAVVTAIDKRFDRLLVDDYNTYQTCKRLYSRYASEHPLRIEYYRDKTPMFERFNVEKEIEKALRRKIWLPSGGYLFFDRTEAMHTIDVNSGRSSNENSDVEESLVRINLEAAEEIARQLRIRNVGGLIICDFIDMRYRKNQRRVLDKLKECMKDDSAKCTILGMSEFGLAEMTRQRNRGSLLQTLYTPCPYCTGGGMIKSHESVSIEIERGLKKAITNHQCFSLKLCVHPELDKYLQVIDKQHLARTAESMNASLIFEKDDSLHLNDYQFISNVSNKKLEV
- a CDS encoding SET domain-containing protein-lysine N-methyltransferase encodes the protein MPSTPLISIGEWKKQYPIEAYQNVQKKAEESRNTTKKEGAKLTTVKLTPQENIIANRVAFYFIVNVQDDAKCEASIRTIARQKLCYSDTEFHQFTPLHAAVLLDKVKVVQFLCSIVNLLGAKDEKGFTPYALSALVNGEVYKTFAASVNLEDHFTPSGGKVSELHQLITSQGNSNNIDTLLWKGPKGFESMSPEKFHEVTGRKYTGENIIRDPSMLWKPVFDQNKQTINVHLAFANYCYEQFLRKQPKLFVKDKENWKSSERKFLGLYAAENIRKGTMLREYTGEIQPVPDIPLDLNSFETDTVNPYRLGDVDAENYGNGSELINEGFPVCQFSTVKDRGNIPSRGTVNLLADVEAGEEIYSDYGPSHSMIKFMVVYKMEGFNRQRMHEFFKKHTVHSILHESYSRSLFEEIPHGMMGSSQMDLSEFIDYKHRRVALAYLYSTPYAVYDLVLSGIIDVKELLKEMEGLYYRDFTDAMMPSSYHKKKGIKPFLQDLAKVMDFIKNFPAKDQKNIIQLFLEVSKEQKVFQWVELCHIIASIDLTIVEKEIIKLPTFTSFFEQIKDITSKLTPDDMRLSWLFFYSNNT
- the rpmF gene encoding 50S ribosomal protein L32, yielding MAVPRNRHSTARKNSKRSHHAKKPVHTSKCTNCGAEHRPHRICPSCGTYKGSVVVQKAES
- a CDS encoding 1-acyl-sn-glycerol-3-phosphate acyltransferase — encoded protein: MVKRDFQTTLKAYLDSGKISLPLFEMLQAFSLSYTTVHKNSHNTSQSHDELLHLYLDMVSEQASNPHSFPTVHQAVREPYDYYKFSMDFMRPLIDMKHSTVQSDTPLNEVEDLLQKGENVIFFANHQTEPDATFINILLEEKHPKLSQELIYVAGHRVTTDPMAIPFSLGCNLLTIWSKRHIDTPPEKKADKQSHNQRSMKALQRLLDEGGKSIYVAPSGGRDRSDENGHVDVAPFDPAAVEMFLLLARLAKKPTHIFPMALATFELLPPPQKILKELGEPRYAKFHPAHIYIGAEIPIPPLYEKFNSGDHREQREKRTAYIMDEVKNLYRKVYR